The following proteins are encoded in a genomic region of Enterocloster clostridioformis:
- a CDS encoding helix-turn-helix domain-containing protein: MYSWVKKYDATGEDGLTDKRGRHKTEDEVDELERLRRENLRLKRQLEEKDMVVELLKKVKEFEGM, translated from the coding sequence TTGTATTCCTGGGTAAAGAAATATGATGCTACAGGTGAAGATGGTCTTACAGACAAACGTGGTCGACACAAAACCGAAGATGAAGTTGATGAATTAGAACGTTTACGGAGAGAGAATCTTCGCCTCAAACGCCAACTTGAGGAAAAAGATATGGTGGTTGAACTGTTAAAAAAAGTGAAAGAATTCGAAGGGATGTGA
- a CDS encoding desulfoferrodoxin family protein: MVTVGSAEHPMLTEHYIEWVLQTKRGNQ, from the coding sequence CTGGTTACTGTCGGTTCGGCGGAACATCCCATGCTGACGGAACACTATATTGAATGGGTACTACAGACCAAACGGGGAAATCAGTAA
- a CDS encoding helix-turn-helix domain-containing protein, whose protein sequence is MVVEEYLHGSGSLVDLCIKYHISSDSILRRWISLYNAYRKLMDYNPKREVYMAEARRKTSILL, encoded by the coding sequence ATGGTTGTTGAAGAGTATCTTCATGGAAGCGGCTCGTTAGTTGATTTGTGTATAAAATATCATATATCAAGTGACAGTATCCTCAGGAGGTGGATTTCATTGTATAATGCCTATAGAAAACTAATGGATTACAATCCGAAGCGGGAGGTCTATATGGCAGAAGCAAGACGCAAAACATCTATCCTCTTATAG
- a CDS encoding transposase, with protein MAKNQKSYIPEFKQQIVDLYNAGGTSYPQLEREYGVNRSTLSNWLKQLSPIKVSEEETVTLKEYKALQKEIQRLKIENEILKKRPPYSQKNNNRNCDFYPEPSKPLHGIPALQCPEIPKEYLLQSSGLCTLKPAEGI; from the coding sequence ATGGCGAAAAACCAAAAATCTTACATTCCGGAATTCAAACAGCAGATTGTGGATCTGTATAATGCCGGAGGAACCTCGTATCCCCAACTGGAACGTGAATATGGCGTAAATCGGAGTACACTCAGTAACTGGCTTAAGCAGCTTTCTCCCATCAAGGTATCGGAGGAGGAAACAGTTACCCTCAAGGAGTATAAGGCCCTCCAGAAAGAAATCCAGCGCCTTAAGATCGAGAATGAAATATTAAAAAAGCGACCGCCATATTCGCAAAAGAACAATAACCGAAATTGTGACTTTTATCCAGAACCATCTAAACCATTACATGGTATCCCAGCTTTGCAGTGCCCTGAAATTCCCAAGGAGTACCTATTACAAAGCTCTGGTTTGTGTACCCTCAAACCGGCAGAAGGAATATAA
- a CDS encoding tyrosine-type recombinase/integrase: MYDDIFESIRYEAEKRNLRESTINLYCANVNYFLRCIGKTASELTLDDAESFLSAKRLEGRSPETHNHYRSAIKFFYKKVLWILWDDDIVPAMKRERNLPAVLSRNEINAIIEATQNLKHKAIIATMYSSGLRVSEAVHLHYDDISRTNMTIHVRETKGRIDRYTILSRKNLDLLTEYWYKCGRPRGILFPSSWTGGYLDITSVNQFFKKSARLAGITRRVSSHACRHSFASHLFESGTDIKYIQSLLGHVDPRSTDVYLHVSNKTLLGIRSPFDGPQGGEE; the protein is encoded by the coding sequence ATGTACGATGATATTTTTGAATCTATCCGCTATGAAGCGGAAAAACGGAACCTGCGGGAAAGTACAATAAACTTGTACTGTGCCAATGTCAATTACTTTCTCCGCTGTATTGGGAAAACCGCCTCTGAGCTTACACTTGACGATGCGGAAAGTTTCCTCTCTGCCAAACGTTTGGAAGGCAGGTCTCCCGAAACTCACAACCACTATCGGTCAGCAATTAAGTTCTTCTACAAAAAAGTGCTCTGGATCCTTTGGGATGATGACATAGTTCCTGCCATGAAAAGGGAACGGAACCTTCCCGCCGTCCTGAGCCGTAATGAGATAAACGCGATCATTGAGGCCACCCAAAACCTGAAGCATAAAGCTATCATTGCGACGATGTACTCTTCCGGATTACGCGTCTCAGAGGCTGTCCATCTCCATTACGATGACATTTCCCGTACCAACATGACCATCCATGTCCGTGAAACCAAAGGCAGGATCGACAGGTATACCATCCTCTCCCGGAAGAATCTTGACCTTCTTACCGAGTATTGGTACAAATGCGGCCGGCCCAGGGGGATACTTTTCCCAAGCTCCTGGACTGGTGGATACCTGGATATAACCAGTGTGAACCAGTTCTTTAAAAAAAGCGCCAGGCTTGCCGGTATTACCCGCCGTGTCTCTTCCCATGCGTGCCGACACAGTTTTGCCAGCCACCTGTTTGAAAGCGGGACCGATATCAAATATATCCAGTCCCTTCTCGGGCATGTGGATCCCCGCTCTACCGATGTCTACCTCCATGTAAGCAACAAGACCCTCCTCGGCATCCGCAGCCCGTTCGATGGTCCGCAAGGCGGTGAGGAATGA
- a CDS encoding FGGY-family carbohydrate kinase, with translation MNNKKYFMGIDTGTNSSKGVIIDQECNIIATASAEHAMTNPRPGHYEHDADEDWWGDFCRISNKLIADSGVNPEDILAVGASALGADCLPVDEECRPLRKAILYGIDSRATKEMADLTELYGEEQIKKWYGRPLCSSDVMPKILWIKNNEPEVYAKAHKFITASTFITAKLTGEYVVDRFLGLASFNPLYNSDGTPNPELCKPICRPDQLSAIKEANDIAGTVTAKAAAETGLKEGTPVSTGTDDSGAEAISIGVVAPGKMMIQFGSSIYMILGTKELVDDDRLWREEFIVPGLCDISAGTNAAGSLTKWYRDNLFPDAVAAEKSGGPDAYQTMMEGVDQIAPGSDGLITLPYFAGERTPINDPLACGCLLGLTLAHTRAHLYRSALESVAYSVNQQIRIMEAHDNADIDQIFAVGGGVQNPQWMQIVADVTGKEINTPLVTIGASFGDAMMAATAVKYPEFEDFAALTKFIKPGCTFHPNPEAHEQYKAFQEVYDKLYPTTAELMHALAKQ, from the coding sequence ATGAACAACAAAAAGTATTTTATGGGCATCGATACCGGCACCAACTCCAGCAAGGGCGTCATCATCGACCAGGAATGCAACATCATCGCCACGGCCAGCGCCGAGCACGCCATGACCAACCCCAGACCCGGTCACTATGAGCACGACGCCGACGAGGACTGGTGGGGCGACTTCTGCCGGATCAGCAACAAGCTGATCGCAGACAGCGGGGTGAACCCCGAGGACATTCTGGCGGTGGGCGCCAGTGCCCTGGGAGCCGACTGCCTGCCCGTGGACGAGGAGTGCCGTCCCCTGCGCAAGGCCATTCTCTACGGCATCGATTCCCGCGCCACCAAGGAGATGGCGGATCTGACCGAGCTCTACGGCGAGGAGCAGATCAAAAAGTGGTACGGACGTCCCCTGTGCTCCTCCGACGTCATGCCCAAAATTCTCTGGATCAAGAACAATGAGCCGGAGGTCTACGCCAAGGCCCACAAATTCATCACCGCCTCCACCTTCATCACCGCCAAGCTCACCGGCGAGTACGTGGTGGACCGTTTCCTGGGCCTGGCCAGCTTTAACCCGCTGTACAACAGCGACGGCACGCCCAATCCAGAGCTGTGCAAACCCATCTGCCGCCCTGACCAGCTGTCCGCCATCAAGGAGGCCAACGATATCGCCGGCACCGTGACCGCCAAGGCTGCGGCCGAGACCGGCCTCAAGGAGGGCACTCCGGTGAGCACCGGCACCGACGACTCCGGCGCCGAGGCCATCAGCATCGGCGTTGTGGCCCCGGGCAAGATGATGATCCAGTTCGGCTCCTCCATCTATATGATCCTGGGCACTAAGGAGCTGGTGGATGACGACCGCCTGTGGCGGGAGGAGTTCATCGTTCCCGGTCTGTGCGATATCTCCGCCGGAACCAACGCCGCCGGCTCCCTGACCAAGTGGTACCGCGATAACCTGTTCCCGGATGCCGTTGCCGCCGAGAAGAGCGGCGGGCCGGATGCCTACCAGACCATGATGGAGGGCGTGGACCAGATCGCCCCCGGCAGCGACGGCCTGATCACCCTGCCCTACTTTGCCGGTGAGCGCACCCCCATCAACGATCCTCTGGCTTGCGGCTGCCTGCTGGGCCTGACCCTGGCCCACACCCGCGCCCATCTCTACCGCAGCGCCCTGGAATCCGTAGCCTACTCGGTGAACCAGCAGATCCGCATCATGGAAGCCCACGACAACGCGGACATCGACCAGATCTTCGCCGTGGGCGGCGGCGTGCAGAATCCCCAGTGGATGCAGATCGTGGCCGACGTGACCGGCAAAGAAATCAACACGCCCTTAGTCACCATCGGAGCCAGCTTTGGCGACGCCATGATGGCGGCCACGGCCGTGAAATACCCCGAGTTCGAGGACTTTGCCGCTCTGACCAAGTTCATCAAGCCCGGCTGCACCTTCCATCCCAACCCCGAGGCCCACGAGCAATACAAGGCCTTCCAGGAAGTGTACGACAAGCTGTACCCGACCACGGCGGAGCTCATGCACGCTCTGGCCAAACAGTAA
- a CDS encoding IS66 family transposase, which translates to MTYLEDGRCSLSNNMSGNSIRSVVAGRKNWIFSDTMDGAEASMGIYTIAEMAKLHGLDPYKYMKYILEQRPTYKTSWGD; encoded by the coding sequence ATGACATACCTGGAGGACGGGAGGTGCAGCCTTTCCAACAACATGAGCGGGAATTCCATCCGTTCGGTAGTGGCGGGCCGGAAGAACTGGATCTTCTCCGACACGATGGATGGCGCTGAGGCAAGCATGGGAATTTATACTATCGCAGAGATGGCGAAGCTCCACGGTCTGGATCCGTATAAATATATGAAGTACATTCTGGAACAGCGGCCAACCTATAAGACCTCCTGGGGAGATTGA
- a CDS encoding IS91 family transposase — protein sequence MNTDCTIQDVFNRFYPSYASSHDVSPAQRKAAYHIMNCKTGAFGVNVSVCEDCGCISIHYNSCRDRCCPMCQEFPKEKWVDARREDLLDAPYFHMVFTVPENLNPVIYSNQKLLYTALYHAASDTLRELAADPKYLGADIGYICILHTWGSAMNFHPHIHAIVLGGGLDAGNHWKGSGEDFFLPVRVVSRLFRGKYLAELKQLWKDGKLEFHGTAEPYRNHYALQELLDTCYKKEWIPYCKKPFHGAESVIRYLGRYTHRIAISNYRIKCMTDSMVTFTAKDYKNQGQWEEITVSGEEFIRRFLMHVPPKRFVRIRHYGLLSSRNKNKKITLCRNLLGCRKYIARLKDLDAPAMIRLLYNKDICRCSSCGGRIIPLPAGQPCTMPEPHLLC from the coding sequence ATGAACACTGACTGCACAATCCAGGATGTTTTTAACCGTTTTTATCCTTCCTATGCATCCTCCCATGATGTTTCCCCTGCCCAGAGAAAGGCGGCTTACCACATCATGAACTGCAAGACCGGTGCTTTTGGCGTAAATGTGAGCGTCTGTGAGGATTGCGGCTGTATTTCCATCCACTATAATTCCTGCCGTGACAGATGCTGCCCTATGTGTCAGGAATTCCCGAAAGAAAAATGGGTTGACGCGCGCAGGGAGGATCTGCTGGACGCGCCATACTTCCATATGGTATTCACTGTGCCGGAAAATCTGAACCCTGTTATCTACAGCAATCAGAAACTTTTATATACAGCGCTTTACCATGCCGCGTCCGATACCCTGCGTGAACTTGCGGCTGACCCGAAATACCTTGGCGCTGACATCGGCTATATCTGCATTCTGCATACCTGGGGGAGCGCCATGAACTTCCATCCCCATATCCATGCCATTGTTCTGGGAGGCGGGCTGGATGCAGGAAATCACTGGAAAGGCAGCGGGGAGGACTTCTTCCTTCCGGTCAGGGTGGTCTCCCGGCTGTTCCGCGGAAAATATCTTGCTGAACTGAAACAGCTATGGAAAGATGGAAAACTCGAATTCCACGGTACGGCAGAGCCTTACAGGAACCATTATGCCTTACAGGAATTATTGGATACCTGTTACAAAAAAGAATGGATACCCTACTGTAAGAAGCCGTTCCATGGCGCGGAATCCGTCATCAGGTACCTTGGAAGGTACACACACCGGATTGCCATCAGCAATTATCGTATCAAATGCATGACGGATTCTATGGTCACATTTACTGCAAAAGATTATAAAAACCAGGGCCAGTGGGAGGAGATTACGGTTTCCGGTGAGGAGTTTATCCGCAGATTTCTGATGCATGTCCCGCCAAAGCGTTTTGTCCGGATACGCCACTATGGCCTGCTGTCATCCCGGAACAAGAATAAGAAGATCACCTTGTGCCGGAATCTCCTCGGCTGTAGAAAGTATATCGCAAGGCTGAAAGATCTGGATGCCCCTGCCATGATCCGGCTGCTTTACAATAAGGATATCTGCAGGTGTTCTTCCTGCGGCGGAAGGATCATTCCTTTACCGGCAGGGCAGCCTTGTACAATGCCAGAACCGCATCTTCTATGTTAA
- a CDS encoding IS3 family transposase, with amino-acid sequence MVSQLCSALKFPRSTYYKALVCVPSNRQKEYKEFGRKVKQVYDDSRQRYGAVKICRTLNDNGTPYSVKRVQRHMAKQGLRSVVVKKITTMQTTEPSQMIK; translated from the coding sequence ATGGTATCCCAGCTTTGCAGTGCCCTGAAATTCCCAAGGAGTACCTATTACAAAGCTCTGGTTTGTGTACCCTCAAACCGGCAGAAGGAATATAAGGAATTCGGCAGGAAGGTGAAACAGGTTTATGATGATTCCAGGCAAAGATACGGCGCTGTCAAGATCTGCCGCACCCTCAATGACAACGGGACACCATATAGTGTAAAGCGTGTCCAAAGGCATATGGCCAAACAGGGGCTAAGGTCTGTCGTGGTAAAAAAAATAACCACCATGCAAACCACGGAGCCGTCCCAAATGATAAAGTAA